From the Alloalcanivorax dieselolei B5 genome, one window contains:
- a CDS encoding LysR family transcriptional regulator, with the protein MESLNGIAFFVQAAETRSFTEAGRILGVSSSAVGKSVSRLEQRLGVRLLHRSTRSITLTTEGALFLERCRRILCEVEAAELELSETRQAPRGRLRISLPLVGMLIMPALTAFMRRYPAIELDVDFSDRLVNVIEEGFDVVMRTGEPTDSRLMSRPLGNYRLQLVASPDYLAAHGTPGVPADLASHACLQHKFPSTGKLEPWPLQRAERAPEWELPVTMVCNTSAALMDVALAGLGIACLPDFMVRQAIERGELVAVLDDCVEHQGTFRLLWPSSKQLAPKLRVFIDFVVETLFKR; encoded by the coding sequence ATGGAATCGCTCAACGGCATTGCGTTCTTCGTGCAAGCGGCGGAAACCCGCAGCTTTACCGAGGCCGGGCGCATCCTCGGCGTGTCCTCGTCAGCCGTGGGCAAAAGTGTGTCCCGGCTGGAACAGCGCCTGGGAGTGCGCCTGCTTCATCGCAGTACGCGCAGCATCACTCTGACCACCGAAGGCGCGTTGTTTCTGGAACGCTGCCGGCGCATCCTGTGCGAAGTCGAAGCGGCTGAGTTGGAACTATCTGAAACGCGCCAAGCGCCACGGGGCCGGCTACGCATCAGCCTGCCCCTGGTCGGTATGCTGATCATGCCCGCGCTGACCGCCTTCATGCGTCGTTATCCGGCCATCGAGCTGGACGTGGATTTCTCGGATCGCCTGGTGAACGTGATTGAAGAAGGCTTCGATGTGGTGATGCGCACCGGCGAACCCACCGACTCGCGTCTGATGTCCCGCCCGCTCGGTAACTATCGGCTGCAACTGGTCGCCTCCCCGGATTACCTGGCGGCCCACGGAACGCCCGGGGTTCCCGCGGATCTGGCGAGTCACGCCTGTTTACAGCACAAGTTCCCTTCCACCGGGAAGCTTGAACCGTGGCCATTGCAGCGCGCCGAAAGAGCACCGGAATGGGAGTTACCGGTCACCATGGTGTGCAATACGTCCGCCGCCTTGATGGACGTGGCCCTGGCCGGTCTTGGCATCGCCTGCCTGCCGGACTTCATGGTGCGACAGGCCATTGAGCGGGGCGAGTTGGTTGCGGTGCTGGATGACTGTGTCGAACATCAAGGCACCTTTCGGTTGCTGTGGCCATCGAGCAAACAGCTGGCCCCCAAGCTGCGTGTCTTCATCGATTTCGTGGTCGAGACGCTGTTCAAGCGCTGA